GATTCTGAAGGAAGTTTTCGGACCTCAAGTCCAAGAGCTTCAATCTTAGCCCACAACTCCACTTCTTCTTGATTGGTCAGTGATTCCACCTGCAGAATTGTTTGTAAGTAGCTGAACTTAGTAGATTGCAAAGGGAGTGCCTTGAATTTGTAAAGAAGATAATTGACAGCCATAAGTGGAAAAGAGTTACAAACAGGAATGTATGTCTGTGATTGCATAAATTCTATAGTacaaatttaaaagaataatacCATAAGTGAATGCTATTATGTGCATATTTTCCAAAACGTTGTTCACAAGTCAATAATTCAAGCTATACTTTAACAATCTCCATGCGCCCCCACCCCCAGATTACCCGATAACAGTTGGATGATATCATATGAAGTACGTTGAGACGAACAAGACTGTTAGCTTGTAAGTTATCGAATGacattgaaaattttcaaatgcATTAAATCATGTATCAATAGAATTGTTCCATACTTTCCTTGAAACTGCTACTCAACTTCTGGAATGATAATTCTCTACAAAAATTGGTGGCAAGTTATTCACTGCCATTTGGCTAAAAAGCAACTTTCTTGCATTTTGTAAATTATTGTCACATGCTTTTGCTATGCAGTGCTAGCGATGATTCAACTTGACTTCTCCAATTTGTTTTTTCAACTGAGACTGTGCATGCTCGGATACAAGGAAAGCGCAGTTctttgaattattatgtgtttactttgagtgatatgaTGGATAGATAAAAATAATCCAAGGTAATCTACCATTTAGTTTGATGGATTGATCATTGATGACTTGTCTGACCATCCTATTCTTCAAAACACAATCCTATATTTTATCAATCCAGCTTGTCACACAAAGTAAACACCCGCATACATGTATCAAATGATTGGATGCTCAGCTGTTTCTATTTTAGTTGCCTTGCCATTTCTTAGCACTACAAGAAGTAGCTAAGCAAAAAATTCACTCAAACATCAGTAAAAGGCAATCAGTCAGAAGCATAGAGAATGTAACTGATAAGTAGAATAGAAAAAAGGACatactttttcttttcatttcaatGATTTTGAAATGATTTACCAAAAGCAGAATCACCCATTCATAATTGAGATAAAAGTTCAAAATTTAACAATAATAGGGAAAATCCGGGCTTCAGTGAACCACAGCACATGATAATTACAGACGAAGAAGATGCGCTAGGAAACGAACAAAATCATACCACGAATTCAGCAATTTACACTAGCATAGTTCATTCCTAAATACCCCAAATTCCATACAACAATAATCCCAGTAACAAATACgcatttaattatgtaatatttTTTCTCATCAGGCAAAATAGTCCACAATTCAATCCGATTGAAACAGATCCACACATCAAATATCGGATTGTCAAATCTAAAATAGTTAAATATCAATCAAAATATGGAATTAGATCGCATATACAGAAAATCGAACAGAGGTGTAAAATGACATTGTTAGTGCACCTGTTGAAGGAGATTAGAGAGTAGGCCAAAAAGATGCGCATCTGCGGCCGCCGGCGACGTTGGCGCTTTTCCTTCCTCCGCCATTTTTTCTCTTGATTTCGGTTTGTGCATAAACGCGATCTCCATTTTATAGTTATCGCTGAAGAATGGGCTAAGCGCGATCTTGCGCAATGCGATTTAATGTTAGATTTATCAAgatatttttcataaatattttaacttatattttaataaatccttatattttataatttgatcTCATTAACTGGTATTTATTTAAAGGTTATTAAATAGTCAAATTATTCAACATTCACTAATTTCTTttataactcaaataatttttaaaaataaatgggAACATGTggaagtatattttttttcaaacataCCCTTAGCTTTCAACTATGACCAATTAAAGTCCAAATTATTTTCTAACAAAATTTTCAGTACTTGAAGGTTGATCACGAGAATATATGTGCAACTTTTACTCGCATCAAATTTGTCGGATTTCTAGTATTCGAAAAAATAACTAGAGCTAGATTTGCACAATTATTCATAATTTGGATATTAATTATCGCAATTGATAAATCTAGATTTGTAATAATGACGATGGtctaagaaaaaaaaaccaaatATTTACCTTTATTTAAAACTATAATAATCATTTGGTTGTGAAAGTTAGTTAGAGTCCTTATAGattttgaatataaaatattaaactataataacattttatttttttaattgtttgtaCGTGTGAAAACCGATATTTTTAAGTGATGCTCAAAATGTTATCGTTTCATTAAAGTAACTAATCTTCTTTAGTGTGATTAAGTCAACCAATTGTCTCATCCATGTACAAAGCAATTGTTGACCAATGATTTTGAATCCGACATGATTTTTTTGGTCCAACAATGATCTCAAGGTCATTATGACATTAACCATTCATTTTTCTTCAGCGAGGTATGCTAGTAGGGCACCGATGACCGACTCCACGGCCAAATGTCGAGTATATAATATAAGCTACTATGGTGGCGTTCAGttgaaaagataaaataataatgagatTCAATATAGGATAGGATAAGATGGGCCTTAGACTAAATTAGTATTACTAAATTTTATATTGATGTTTGGTTGAAGAGACTATGTCTTGgattaaattagtattactaAATTTTATCTTTGCTTTACAAGATTATATCTTGGATAATTTTGTATGATGTTTGGCAAACAAGATTAACTACATTTATCTATTCttcaaaaaatattcaaaataattaaaatgcataattaattaaaataaaattaaaactatttaattttaaattatttttatttcatatattaGGAATTAGGATTAATACAAATACCGAACATAAAGCATAATTATATCACAAGCattactacttatttaattttatttaattttcaccACCTCCTCCAACACCATTCCCCAAACATACagtatttaatttcatttaattgcATAATTTGTTGTTGGAAAAAGTgaaaaacaacaacaataatttaTTGGTTGTTTAATTGCTTAATTATTAATGCACCCACACCACAAAGGCACAAATCGATGTTGAAAACTTGAAACCATCTATACACACATACCGAGCAATCGGCGACGCACCAACAAAAAATGGTACTTGCACACAACATTgatatcacacacacacacacataaaatCAGAGAGAATCAGCGCCACTGAGGGGGTGGCGCACGGTGGCGAAGGAGTAGTTGGGTGAAGTCATAGAGAAGATGTCTGAGATAAATTTTGTAGCAGGGGTTGGGGTCAGACGACTTGTCGCGGGATAAGTGTAGAAAAATGACCGTTGAGACTGGCCAAGATTGAATTGTCTCGGGCTGAGTTTTGGGGAAAAATGGAACCGAACATTGGATTAACGTAAGATTATAGAAGAAGATATGAGTTGTCTTGGGAACCGAACAGACACTATCTGGTTAATGTCATTTATCTCAACAGGCCAGTGTTAATGAAACCAATTTGTGTGTGCAGCTGTCCTAACAAAGCATTGCTTGCTTAACTACATGAAGGAACACAAAAAGATGTTGAACACGTTTTTGGTATGTTGGATGACCGTGAAATGTTTGTTGCGAATGCATTGCATATTTGACGTCATGTATCCATGCATTATCATACATAAAATGATCATCAATTGTGAATGGAACACAACTAAATTCGGCGGACAACGAAACCACCCCTATCTTAACAGCCGCCCCCAAAATCCATCACAAAGCGACACATTTCTAGCTACGGTGAAGAACGAGTTAACAGTCAACTCCGTTAAGATCTCATCGAAGAAAATTTGGCACACTCAGCGAACTAGAAactttattttgtaatattaagtAGTACAGTAGTATGTAAttgttttaattatgtatttccTCTGTCCCTctatagttgagtcatattccttttgaGGTTGTCcactatagttgagtcattttcttttttgggcaAAAAACAACCACTCTTCTTCTCTCttgctttattctctcttaatcTCTCTACCATTTTTTCTTTCCAACTTTATTATCTatttactttactcattttaaataaattgtcttaaatctcgtgctaaAGAAAATGCCTCTAGTACACAAGGACGGGAgtagttttttaaaattataatgttaaaattttttatagtttttgtaatttcatcaatattattacaaaattagagattaaaaaaatagatacaTAAGATATGGCGAGGTtactaaaaaaaacacaaaaaaatgtaTTGGGACATAAGAACCGCATTTTAGGGTTGATGTTGAGGTTAAGACAAAACGACGTCGAACGTGGCCTAATGACTTCTGACTCCATATTAGACGAGAGCACAGATTCCGAAAGTGCGCCAAGTGTGAATCGTAGCATATGCTAATGCTATtgctactctctctctctctctctctctagaattaTCCAACCCAGCCTGTCTTCCTCGCTTTCTCTCCTAGATACGCACAACCCATGATGATGAATTAGGAGTTTCGTCCTTCAAATCGCCAAAATCTCATGGAGATTCACTATCTCACACCAAAAATTCTTCCTCCCGGTGCAGGTTCACTCTCCAGTGTTTCAATTTCCCCGCACGCGCTCATTCATTTCACCATGAATCTAACTCGTCTCATCGTTTGATTTTCATCTCCAGATGTTTGTTTAAAGCGCCTTTGTACTTTTCTTTTCCGGTTTCGGGGTATCTAGACCCCTAATTTTGCTCATTCAAGGTCAATTTCTGTTACAAGTTCTGTTTTTTAGGGTTATATGTGGGTGAACTGAGGTTGTCTTTCAGGAATTTGAGATTTGGTAgttttgtgtgtgtatgtgtgtgtactGATGGATGAGAATTATTTGATGGATGTGGATTTTTCGGATCTTGATTTGAACCAAGAGCCTTCGAACCCACCTCTGCATAGGGTTGAGAGGTATGGGTCGATGTTGAATGAATTAGGAACTGCTCATGATAGGATAGAGGAGAGAATCCGGCAGCTAGAGGTTGTTACTGCTCGCACGAGGCAGCGCCAGCGCTGGCGACAGGCTAGAAATTCTATGGAACTTAATTATTTTCCTATTGAGAGGACGGTAGATGCAGGTCAGAGAGGGATCTCAAATGAAAATAGTGGGACTGGGACGAGTGCGTTCAAGAGTAGTTCTGAGAGGGGGAAGGGTTGTAAAAGGGATAGTTCGCATTTGGTGGCGAAGGCGTTGGAGATGGGGTCTGAGGTTAAGAAGGCGGATAAGGAGGGTGGAAGCTTCTACGATTGTAATATATGCTTGGAGTTTGCGAGGGAGCCTGTCTTGACTACTTGCGGTCACTTGTTTTGTTGGGCGTGCTTTTATCAGGTGTCGGATGTTGATTCTACTTCGAAGGAGTGTCCGGTTTGTAAGGGAGAGGTCTCAGAGGGTACTGTGATTCCCATTTATGGTAATGGGGAGAGTGAGCGTGTGTGTGAGACAGAATCGGGCTTGAAGATACCTCCAAGGCCGAAGGCTCATAGAGTTGAAAGCATCAGACAAAAGCGAATGACTCAAGGGCTATCCCATGTTCCTGTTGCAGAAGCACTTAGGCGAATCAGGATTAGTATTGGTGCAGTGGGCAATCAGACACAACAAGAAGCTGGATATGGTATCCTCAATATTGAATCGGATACTCAGGCTGGACAAAATGCTGAGTCAGCAGGGGGCCATCGCTCGAGGATCCATCAGGTTTCAAGAGTATTATCCGAGAGTGCTGCTTCTCTTTCTTCCCTCTCATCTGCTCTGAGTAATGCAGAAAGACTGGTAGAAGACCTGGAAGCAGTTATTAACAACAGGCTATTGCGAAACGAAGCACGGTCTTTGTCGGTTGATGTTGGGAATCTTTTTACTAGGCCATCGACTACCATACAACCTGATCATCAGCCTCTAGTTTCAACTGTGAATACCAGTGTTGTCTTGCCCATATcatcttcttcccaatcaaCTGATGCTGCTAGTTCTGTTGCTCACAATGTTCTTAGGCCAATGGGTTCTAGTGATGTGAGTCTGCCTTCGGCTCCTTCGTCATCCTCTTTCCGAAGGAGAAGCTTAACGTCGAGGACTTTAGATTCAGATAGCCATGACCCCCGTGagttgagaagaagaagattgaatTAGCTGCATCATGAATAACATGGTAAATTCTTGCTGATGTAGGATTTAAAGCCTCGACCTGAAGTGAATTATTGTCTGTTGTCTGTTATCTGTTATCTGTTATAAACGATATCTGAACGTCATGTTGTTCATTATACTCTAAATTGCATTACATTTATCAGAACAAAAGTAATTAACTCCTGTAATTTACTACTCCATGTCTTTTAAACTGCCCTGTGTCACTTTCCCTTGCCATAGCACAATCTTAAATTCCCACATCATGGACGCTTATGTTTATGTAAATTGTTTTCCATTGTTGTATGTAGTTTCCAGCATAATTTGGATATATTCTAATGCCTTGCTACATATGTCTGTCCGTTAGTCCTGTGTACTTATGTCCCTTAGGATTCACAAGGCGATACATAGTGTCTGCATTTTTTGCCTGCATGTTATGAACTAGTATCTCCTAGGTTGATTTATAGCTTAGTATAGGTGGCCTATTTGAAAAATTATTTGAACAATTGAAAATAAGTACTAGTACCCAAATGCTGGTTGATTTATGTGTGCTCTTTGACACCTATAATGGTGGATTGCTGTGAGTTTAGTGATTGATGAGTAGAAGTTGATGGCTTGAGTTATATACACCTTTGAGGTTTGGCAGGATTACACAAGAACACATTAGTTGGTACTTGTTTAAACCCGCGCTCAAGTGTGTGGTTCTTCTCCCAGCTTCTTAAAGTTTTTGAATGATACTGGAATTTAAGCAAATCTTGAGCGACTATATTGTAATATCCCTT
This genomic interval from Salvia splendens isolate huo1 chromosome 13, SspV2, whole genome shotgun sequence contains the following:
- the LOC121762823 gene encoding uncharacterized protein LOC121762823, with product MDENYLMDVDFSDLDLNQEPSNPPLHRVERYGSMLNELGTAHDRIEERIRQLEVVTARTRQRQRWRQARNSMELNYFPIERTVDAGQRGISNENSGTGTSAFKSSSERGKGCKRDSSHLVAKALEMGSEVKKADKEGGSFYDCNICLEFAREPVLTTCGHLFCWACFYQVSDVDSTSKECPVCKGEVSEGTVIPIYGNGESERVCETESGLKIPPRPKAHRVESIRQKRMTQGLSHVPVAEALRRIRISIGAVGNQTQQEAGYGILNIESDTQAGQNAESAGGHRSRIHQVSRVLSESAASLSSLSSALSNAERLVEDLEAVINNRLLRNEARSLSVDVGNLFTRPSTTIQPDHQPLVSTVNTSVVLPISSSSQSTDAASSVAHNVLRPMGSSDVSLPSAPSSSSFRRRSLTSRTLDSDSHDPRELRRRRLN